A single region of the Halopiger xanaduensis SH-6 genome encodes:
- the rnhB gene encoding ribonuclease HII, protein MPFGVDEAGKGPVLGSMFAAAVHLEDPSLDALPEGIADSKRLAPARREELAATIRADDRIGVGVAEITPELIDDPETDMNSLTVQAHAEAIAAAVPDVAAPADKITGLCDACDTDADRFARRVTDACAAALGLEHDCETDAPLEIDARHGADDDSTLVGAASIVAKVERDAHIEAIGEEYGNVGSGYPSDPTTRDFLESYVDEHGELPPFARESWSTCEDVLAEAQQTGLEQF, encoded by the coding sequence ATGCCATTCGGCGTCGACGAAGCCGGGAAGGGGCCCGTCCTCGGGTCGATGTTCGCCGCGGCCGTCCACCTCGAGGATCCCTCCCTCGACGCGCTCCCCGAGGGAATCGCGGATTCGAAGCGACTCGCACCCGCGCGACGGGAGGAACTCGCGGCGACGATCCGCGCGGACGACCGTATCGGCGTCGGCGTCGCCGAGATCACGCCCGAACTGATCGACGATCCGGAGACGGACATGAACTCGCTGACCGTGCAGGCCCACGCGGAGGCGATCGCGGCCGCCGTGCCGGACGTGGCGGCGCCGGCCGACAAAATCACCGGCCTCTGCGACGCCTGCGACACCGACGCCGACCGGTTCGCGCGCCGCGTGACCGATGCGTGCGCGGCCGCGCTTGGCCTCGAGCACGACTGCGAGACCGACGCACCCCTCGAGATCGACGCCCGCCACGGCGCCGACGACGACTCGACACTCGTCGGCGCGGCCAGTATCGTCGCCAAGGTCGAACGCGACGCCCACATCGAGGCCATCGGAGAGGAGTACGGCAACGTCGGCAGCGGCTACCCGAGCGATCCGACCACGCGCGACTTTCTCGAGTCCTACGTCGACGAGCACGGCGAGTTGCCGCCCTTCGCCCGCGAGTCGTGGTCGACCTGCGAGGACGTGCTCGCCGAAGCGCAGCAGACCGGCCTCGAGCAGTTCTGA
- a CDS encoding S9 family peptidase — MAAAELPLEAFYDLTRITDLAVSPSGDRVAFTATEYDQDEDDAVTSLFVVPTDGSREPHRLTTVAGASSPAWSPSGEELAFLAAREIDLERRVGWQRDEDEDESEDGDDADADSDDEPDSDDSGDGGDNGTGDEPKPQVWTFDLVRGGDARQETDREEGVSAFDWGPDGDRFVIAARDPTDEEQEQLERRREGGPIETTRLQHKVDGVGWTDEVTTYLFVVDRDAGDTVRLDDAYGGGSFQDLYGMDPCWGPDDRIAFTSCRLERPDDTHVRDIYTVDPDGDGLERLTDGELLCTDLSWRGDGALGFVGRDPDDWVRPAEAFVHDGDRARSLTASLDRTVSHLGGVNWADDDLYALVGDESRTRLVRASDEDEGTVERTFEAQGDDRAIAAFDISADGSTAALAFSDPREGQDIYAVAVDDLEATDRPGSLRRLSRVNADLTDEYPMPAVRRVEWESDGWTIDGVLYHDPDVDLEADDPKPLVVAIHGGPLAYDEPVFRFAHAALTSRGYAVFRPNYRGGASRGRAFAEELYGRWGTVEVEDIVAGVDALADRGWADSDRVFGYGFSYGGIAQGYLVTQTDLLTAAVPEHGIYDLRSSFGSDDAHVWMETEFGLPWENPETYDEASSILEADAIDTPLLIMAGGEDWRCPPSQSEQLYVAARKQDIDAKLVVYPDEHHNIGDPDRAIDRLERILEWYEAHDPALEGEGETAGTEDASTESDSESDSESESESESESEPDGE; from the coding sequence ATGGCTGCAGCCGAACTGCCGCTCGAGGCGTTCTACGACCTGACTCGAATCACCGACCTCGCGGTGTCGCCGTCGGGCGATCGGGTTGCGTTCACCGCGACCGAGTACGACCAGGACGAGGACGACGCCGTCACCTCGCTGTTCGTCGTGCCGACCGACGGCAGCCGCGAGCCCCACCGGCTGACGACCGTCGCGGGCGCCTCGAGTCCGGCCTGGAGCCCCTCCGGCGAAGAACTGGCCTTCCTCGCCGCGCGCGAGATCGATCTCGAGCGGCGAGTGGGCTGGCAGCGGGACGAGGACGAAGACGAGTCGGAGGATGGCGACGATGCGGACGCCGACAGCGACGACGAACCGGACAGCGACGACAGTGGCGACGGTGGCGACAATGGCACAGGCGACGAACCGAAACCGCAGGTGTGGACCTTCGACCTCGTCCGCGGCGGCGACGCGCGCCAGGAGACCGACCGCGAGGAGGGCGTCTCCGCGTTCGACTGGGGACCCGACGGCGACCGGTTCGTCATCGCCGCGCGCGATCCGACCGACGAGGAGCAGGAGCAACTCGAGCGGCGCCGCGAGGGTGGGCCGATCGAGACCACGCGGCTCCAGCACAAGGTCGACGGCGTCGGCTGGACCGACGAGGTAACGACCTACCTGTTCGTCGTCGACCGCGACGCCGGCGACACGGTGCGCCTCGACGACGCTTACGGCGGCGGGTCCTTCCAGGACCTGTACGGGATGGACCCGTGCTGGGGCCCCGACGATCGCATCGCCTTCACCTCGTGTCGACTCGAGCGGCCGGACGACACGCACGTGCGGGACATCTACACCGTCGATCCCGACGGCGACGGGCTCGAGCGACTCACGGACGGGGAGTTGCTCTGTACGGATCTCAGTTGGCGGGGCGACGGAGCGCTCGGCTTCGTCGGACGGGACCCGGACGACTGGGTGCGCCCGGCGGAGGCGTTCGTCCACGACGGTGACCGAGCGCGGTCGCTGACGGCGTCGCTCGATCGGACCGTCTCCCACCTGGGCGGAGTCAACTGGGCCGACGACGACCTCTACGCGCTCGTCGGCGACGAGTCGCGGACGCGGCTCGTTCGCGCGAGCGACGAGGACGAGGGGACCGTCGAGCGCACCTTCGAGGCGCAGGGCGACGACCGCGCCATCGCCGCCTTCGACATCTCGGCGGACGGGTCGACCGCCGCGCTCGCGTTCTCGGATCCGCGAGAGGGACAAGACATCTATGCTGTCGCCGTCGACGACCTCGAGGCCACCGACCGACCCGGTTCGCTGCGGCGACTCTCGCGGGTCAACGCCGACCTCACCGACGAGTATCCGATGCCGGCCGTCCGGCGCGTCGAGTGGGAGTCAGACGGCTGGACGATCGACGGCGTCCTCTACCACGATCCCGACGTCGACCTCGAGGCCGACGACCCCAAACCCCTCGTGGTCGCGATCCACGGCGGCCCGCTGGCGTACGACGAGCCGGTGTTCCGGTTCGCCCACGCCGCGCTGACGAGCCGCGGCTACGCCGTCTTCCGGCCGAACTACCGCGGCGGCGCGTCCCGCGGGCGGGCGTTCGCCGAGGAACTGTACGGACGGTGGGGAACGGTCGAAGTCGAGGACATCGTCGCCGGCGTCGACGCGCTCGCCGACCGCGGGTGGGCCGACTCGGATCGCGTCTTCGGCTACGGGTTCTCCTACGGCGGGATCGCACAGGGGTACCTCGTGACGCAAACGGACCTGTTGACCGCGGCGGTGCCCGAACACGGCATCTACGATCTGCGGTCCTCGTTCGGCAGCGACGACGCCCACGTCTGGATGGAAACCGAGTTCGGCCTCCCGTGGGAGAACCCCGAGACCTACGACGAGGCGTCGTCGATCCTCGAGGCGGACGCGATCGATACTCCGCTGCTGATAATGGCCGGGGGCGAGGACTGGCGCTGTCCGCCATCGCAGTCGGAACAGCTCTACGTCGCCGCGCGGAAGCAGGATATCGACGCGAAACTGGTGGTCTACCCCGACGAACACCACAACATCGGCGATCCGGATCGGGCGATCGACCGCCTCGAGCGCATCCTCGAGTGGTACGAGGCACATGATCCGGCGCTCGAGGGAGAAGGAGAGACAGCGGGGACGGAAGACGCGTCAACCGAATCCGACTCCGAATCCGACTCCGAATCCGAATCCGAATCCGAATCCGAATCCGAACCGGACGGCGAGTAA
- a CDS encoding tRNA pseudouridine(54/55) synthase Pus10 — protein sequence MITDDARALLATGPICDSCLGRPFADRSFGLTNGERGRALRTTVALEDDDDFEPTDPADCWVCEGYCATFDAVADTIVAALEGVDFETYQVGTRVPPLAEENERLLREDAGLEPDVGESLKRELNREVGRRVGAKTGAEVDFDRPDVLAVIDLEAFDPLDLEADESVTSHAVDVQINPAFVYGRYRKLERDIPQTEWPCRECGGSGVQLGETGEEPCDYCGGSGYMYDTSVEQVVRPHVVEAMDGEEGTFHGAGREDVDARMLDEGRPFVLEVKRPKTRDPDPAELEREINAAADGSVEVEGLRLATYEMVERVKEHDASKHYRADVEFAEPVDEDTFDAALQELAGTTVQQDTPQRVDHRRASLTRERTVLDIEGDLLEPTEAEVRLHGEGGLYVKELISSDDGRTEPSLAGLVGTDAEVTALDVTGVEGEDESFELEDYFRDEPREAED from the coding sequence ATGATCACGGACGACGCCCGCGCCTTGCTCGCGACGGGCCCCATCTGCGACTCCTGTCTCGGCCGCCCCTTCGCCGACCGGAGCTTCGGCCTGACCAACGGCGAGCGCGGCCGGGCGCTGCGAACGACCGTCGCCCTCGAGGACGACGACGACTTCGAGCCCACCGATCCCGCCGACTGCTGGGTCTGCGAGGGCTACTGCGCCACCTTCGACGCCGTCGCCGACACGATCGTCGCGGCCCTCGAGGGCGTCGACTTCGAGACCTACCAGGTCGGGACGCGAGTCCCGCCGCTGGCCGAGGAGAACGAGCGCCTGCTGCGGGAGGACGCCGGCCTCGAGCCCGACGTCGGCGAGTCGCTCAAGCGCGAACTGAACCGCGAGGTCGGCCGCCGGGTCGGCGCGAAGACCGGCGCCGAGGTCGACTTCGACCGCCCCGACGTGCTCGCGGTCATCGACCTCGAGGCGTTCGACCCCCTCGATCTCGAGGCCGACGAGAGCGTCACGAGCCACGCGGTCGACGTCCAGATCAACCCGGCGTTCGTCTACGGCCGCTACCGCAAGCTCGAGCGCGACATCCCCCAGACGGAGTGGCCCTGCCGGGAGTGCGGCGGCAGCGGCGTCCAACTGGGCGAGACCGGCGAGGAACCCTGCGACTACTGCGGCGGCTCCGGCTATATGTACGACACCAGCGTCGAACAGGTCGTCCGCCCGCACGTCGTCGAAGCCATGGACGGCGAGGAGGGCACCTTCCACGGCGCCGGCCGCGAGGACGTCGACGCCCGAATGCTCGACGAGGGCCGGCCGTTCGTCCTCGAGGTGAAGCGACCGAAAACGCGCGATCCGGACCCCGCCGAACTCGAGCGCGAGATCAACGCGGCCGCCGACGGCAGCGTCGAGGTGGAGGGCCTGCGGCTCGCGACCTACGAGATGGTCGAGCGCGTCAAGGAACACGACGCGAGCAAGCACTATCGGGCGGACGTCGAATTCGCCGAGCCGGTCGACGAGGATACCTTCGACGCCGCACTCCAGGAACTCGCCGGCACGACCGTCCAGCAGGACACGCCCCAGCGCGTCGACCACCGTCGAGCGAGTCTCACCCGCGAGCGGACGGTCCTCGACATCGAGGGCGACCTGCTCGAACCGACCGAAGCCGAGGTCCGACTCCACGGCGAGGGCGGCCTCTACGTCAAGGAACTCATCAGCAGCGACGACGGCCGCACGGAGCCGAGCCTGGCCGGGCTGGTCGGCACCGACGCCGAGGTGACCGCGCTGGACGTGACCGGCGTCGAAGGCGAAGACGAGTCGTTCGAACTCGAGGACTACTTCCGGGACGAGCCGCGCGAAGCCGAGGACTGA
- a CDS encoding DUF7563 family protein, with translation MPLCTNCGRPVSLDFVRAKGDGDETVDWCPRCQGE, from the coding sequence ATGCCGCTTTGTACGAACTGCGGACGGCCGGTTTCTCTGGATTTCGTCCGTGCGAAAGGAGACGGCGACGAAACGGTCGATTGGTGTCCTCGGTGTCAGGGCGAGTAA
- the secF gene encoding protein translocase subunit SecF translates to MGYFDVPEIDYTRYTDRQLAAVPLAVLAVALLVLSGSFLAYGTPVQLGMDFAGGAELTVQTTASEQQIQSAFDREPDSIQAVQAPGAENQYTVQFSGVDDNEVIQDLATQAEDAGMDVLQQSTVSPSFADQAQQTALLGLAVAFVGMSALAFLLFRTFVPSIAIVISAFSDLVIPLAFMSIAGISLSLGTVAGLLMLIGYSVDSDILLNNHILRRQGDFYESTLRATKTGVTMTITSMTAMLVMAVAASLFGVELLRSIGIILFVGLAADLMNTYMLNLSLLRWYKFKGVRS, encoded by the coding sequence ATGGGGTATTTCGACGTACCGGAGATCGATTACACCCGGTACACGGACCGCCAGCTCGCGGCGGTACCGCTCGCGGTTCTCGCGGTTGCATTGCTCGTTCTCAGCGGGTCGTTTCTGGCGTACGGAACGCCGGTCCAGCTGGGAATGGACTTCGCGGGCGGCGCCGAGTTGACGGTACAGACGACGGCCTCGGAGCAGCAAATCCAGTCCGCGTTCGATCGCGAACCGGACTCGATCCAGGCCGTCCAGGCGCCGGGCGCCGAGAATCAGTACACCGTCCAGTTCAGCGGCGTCGACGACAACGAGGTGATTCAGGACCTGGCCACGCAGGCGGAAGACGCGGGGATGGACGTCCTCCAGCAGTCGACCGTCTCGCCGAGTTTCGCCGATCAGGCCCAGCAGACGGCGCTGCTCGGACTGGCCGTCGCCTTCGTCGGCATGAGCGCCCTTGCGTTCCTGCTCTTTCGGACGTTCGTGCCGTCGATCGCGATCGTCATCTCGGCGTTTTCGGATCTGGTGATTCCGCTGGCGTTCATGTCGATCGCCGGCATCTCGCTCTCGCTGGGGACCGTCGCCGGACTCCTGATGTTGATCGGGTACTCGGTCGACTCCGACATCCTATTGAACAACCACATTCTGCGCCGGCAGGGTGACTTCTACGAGAGCACCCTCCGCGCGACCAAGACCGGCGTCACGATGACTATCACGTCGATGACCGCGATGCTCGTCATGGCCGTCGCCGCCTCGCTGTTCGGCGTCGAACTGCTGCGGTCGATCGGTATCATCCTCTTCGTCGGCCTCGCAGCCGACCTGATGAACACCTACATGCTGAACCTGAGCCTGCTTCGCTGGTACAAGTTCAAGGGGGTGCGATCGTAA
- a CDS encoding DUF5812 family protein, producing MTEKTGTFVVTHAESESAVVRDVETAQVHTLGSNPGLEVHDVLEATVAPEPPLEVTWQVIDVEDRRTVEIVDSDLEPTQHSKELAADAEVGDLVQEERAGTGEIHVFRVPGDEIAAAAEDVLEDEETIARAARLEAVRVEVRRSADDGVLSVRYLPD from the coding sequence ATGACCGAAAAGACCGGTACGTTCGTCGTCACCCACGCCGAAAGCGAGTCGGCCGTCGTCCGCGACGTCGAGACCGCACAGGTCCACACCCTCGGCTCGAACCCCGGCCTCGAGGTCCACGACGTCCTCGAGGCGACCGTCGCGCCCGAACCGCCGCTAGAAGTGACCTGGCAGGTGATCGACGTCGAGGACCGGCGAACGGTCGAAATCGTCGATAGCGACCTCGAGCCGACCCAGCACTCCAAAGAGCTGGCGGCCGATGCCGAGGTCGGCGACCTCGTCCAGGAGGAGCGAGCCGGCACCGGCGAGATCCACGTCTTCCGCGTGCCGGGCGACGAGATCGCGGCCGCGGCCGAAGACGTCCTCGAGGACGAGGAGACGATCGCCCGCGCGGCCCGCCTCGAGGCGGTTCGCGTCGAGGTTCGGCGCTCGGCTGACGACGGCGTGTTGAGCGTTCGGTACCTGCCGGACTAA
- a CDS encoding preprotein translocase subunit SecD, which yields MGPIAFIKEYWRILLLVVFLTAALVALFIPGGIMADDDAVEANQTSATNLEYGIGLDGGTRLSAPVVGMTAENLDAGVVSDDGQVDQERLTELETAIREDLGVDRQNMSVSVNDDGTVSAEVFTRDVSKEEFASVLQDQGIDVTADDIRNGVTEQTRNDLVQTIQDKINAAGLSGGNVYVEDRVGEGYYIVTEVPNMAPSELRDLLSERGTVELWAYYPAENGTHTNETILTGENIVNVDPPTQRERGSGYQVPVQVSEEAAPDFQSRLNERGFTGVGQGQCNIRGDGQGVNFNHEGSQYCLITVVDGQPVDAHSMGPNLANNMQSGTWQDDPSFYMGTPTYEEAQSLSINLRAGALPAPLDFSQEQVYSLQPSLADQFKLYSLFIGLLSVLAVSGVVFLRYRDPNVAAPMILTATAEVAILLGFVAAIRMPIDLSHVAGFIAVIGTGVDDLVIIADEVMDEGDVSSQRVFESRFRKAFWVIGAAAATTIIALSPLAVLSLGDLRGFAIITILGVLIGVLITRPAYGDILQRLLTDR from the coding sequence ATGGGACCGATCGCTTTCATCAAGGAGTACTGGCGGATCCTCCTGCTCGTCGTCTTCCTCACCGCCGCGCTCGTCGCGCTGTTCATCCCCGGCGGGATCATGGCCGACGACGACGCCGTCGAGGCGAACCAGACTAGCGCCACGAACCTCGAGTACGGAATCGGACTCGACGGCGGGACGCGCCTCAGCGCCCCGGTCGTCGGGATGACAGCGGAGAACCTCGACGCCGGCGTCGTCAGCGACGACGGACAGGTCGATCAGGAACGGCTCACGGAACTCGAGACGGCCATCCGGGAGGACTTAGGCGTCGACAGACAGAACATGAGCGTCTCCGTCAACGACGACGGCACGGTGTCCGCCGAAGTGTTCACCCGGGACGTATCCAAAGAGGAGTTCGCGAGCGTCCTGCAGGACCAGGGAATCGACGTCACCGCGGACGACATCCGCAACGGCGTCACTGAGCAGACGCGAAACGACTTGGTCCAGACGATTCAGGATAAGATCAACGCGGCAGGCCTCTCCGGCGGGAACGTCTACGTGGAGGACCGCGTCGGCGAGGGCTACTACATCGTGACCGAAGTCCCCAACATGGCCCCCAGCGAATTGCGGGACCTCCTCTCCGAGCGCGGGACCGTCGAACTCTGGGCCTACTATCCAGCCGAGAACGGCACGCACACGAACGAGACGATCCTCACCGGCGAGAACATCGTCAACGTCGATCCGCCGACGCAGCGCGAGCGCGGATCCGGCTACCAGGTTCCGGTTCAGGTTAGCGAGGAGGCCGCACCCGACTTCCAGTCTCGGCTGAACGAGCGCGGATTCACTGGCGTCGGCCAGGGTCAGTGTAATATTCGCGGTGACGGGCAAGGAGTCAACTTCAACCACGAGGGGTCCCAGTACTGTCTGATCACCGTCGTCGACGGCCAGCCCGTCGACGCTCACAGCATGGGTCCGAATCTGGCTAACAACATGCAGTCAGGGACCTGGCAGGATGATCCGAGCTTCTACATGGGGACGCCGACCTACGAGGAGGCTCAGTCGCTGTCGATCAACCTCCGCGCCGGGGCGCTTCCCGCGCCGCTCGACTTCAGCCAAGAGCAGGTCTACTCGCTCCAGCCGTCCCTCGCGGACCAGTTCAAGCTCTACTCGCTGTTCATCGGCCTCCTCTCGGTGCTGGCCGTCAGCGGCGTCGTCTTCCTCCGGTACCGCGATCCGAATGTTGCCGCGCCGATGATCCTGACGGCAACGGCCGAGGTGGCCATCCTGCTCGGCTTCGTCGCGGCGATACGCATGCCGATCGACCTCTCTCACGTCGCCGGGTTCATCGCCGTCATCGGGACCGGGGTCGACGACCTGGTGATCATCGCCGACGAGGTGATGGACGAGGGCGACGTCAGCTCGCAGCGGGTGTTCGAATCCCGCTTCCGTAAGGCCTTCTGGGTCATCGGCGCCGCGGCCGCGACGACGATCATCGCGCTGTCGCCGCTGGCCGTCCTCAGTCTGGGCGACCTGCGCGGGTTCGCCATCATCACGATCCTCGGCGTGCTGATCGGGGTGCTCATCACCCGCCCCGCCTACGGTGACATCCTCCAGCGGCTCCTGACCGACCGCTAA